One window of Silurus meridionalis isolate SWU-2019-XX chromosome 9, ASM1480568v1, whole genome shotgun sequence genomic DNA carries:
- the ect2 gene encoding protein ECT2 isoform X4, producing the protein MADSTFGTMRSLLVDSSVFDSRMAESSREQTFFGLTSDDAEEILRQVKTRVVLVKDAGGDAALEKAIEAIRVMEVPVVKIKEGDPSSESGEKLIKSLVNMDINVPCIKTDNVREFGDGENAEYETVFVLKDFQSPDYSYLYKNDNRILGPPVVLHCAGKGEPLPFSSRPLYSTTMLNLSLCFTGFRKKEEVVNLVNLVHHMGGTIRKDFSAKVTHLIAHSTHGEKYRLAVCMGTPILTPDWIHKAWEQKDNVNFHAGDEEFRMAFKVPPFQDCVLSFLGFSEEEKSNMEERTLKHGGRFLEVGDEKCTHLVVEENSIKELPFVPSKRLYVVKQEWFWGSIQMDARAGESMYSYEKSDSPVMKKAVSLLSLTTPTSNRKRRRLRDTLAQLTKETEISPFPPRKRPSAEHSLSMGSLLDISNTPDTCKGLTENSRPSRSSTPVLAKQSARWQVSKELYQTESNYVDILATVLQLFKYPLEKEGQVGGPILAQEEIKTIFGSIPDIYEVHTRIKADLEELVMNWSEYKSVGDIILKYSGELVKAYPPFVNFFEMSKETIVKCEKQKPRFHAFLKINQSKPECGRQTLVELMIRPVQRLPSVALLLNDIKKHTSDDNPDKVTLEKAIESLKEVMTHINEDKRKTEGQKQIFDVVYEVDGCPANLLSSHRSLVHRVETIALGDKPCDRGEHVTLFLFSDCLEIARKRHKVISTFKSPLGQTRPPAQLKHITLMPLSQIRRVLDLRDTEDCQNAFALVVRPPTEQENLLFSFQLAAEDTLKSTWLKTLCRQVANTICRADAEDLIQRTDPDTLQVSTKDMDSTLSRASRAIKKTSKKVTRAFSFTKTPKRVIQRAFMANSTPDDKSPGTGLDHMARMSSSSTLAMARSASTFSLSGCSKNAVVQRSNSLDNAPRPRLSVCVRSPCGPENTNQPAPSESHLKVPVQKACPAALQGARPCRDLVVSLEQRRLPGSPRRETLL; encoded by the exons ATGGCAGACAGCACGTTCGGGACGATGCGTAGCCTGCTGGTGGACTCGTCCGTCTTTGACTCCAGGATGGCGGAGTcctccagggagcagacgttcTTCGGTTTGACCTCGGACGACGCAGAGG AAATCCTGCGTCAAGTGAAGACCAGGGTTGTGCTTGTGAAGGATGCGGGCGGAGACGCAGCACTTGAAAAGGCGATTGAG gCCATCCGAGTAATGGAAGTCCCGGTGGTCAAGATTAAAGAAGGTGACCCGAGCTCAGAGTCGGGcgagaaattaataaaatctttAGTCAACATG GATATAAATGTCCCCTGTATAAAGACAGACAATGTCAGAGAGTTTGGGGATGGAGAAAACGCTGAGTACGAGACAGTCTTTGTACTGAAGGACTTCCAGTCTCCTGACTACAGctatttatacaaaaatgaCAACCGCATTTTGGGCCCCCCAGTGGTACTGCATTGTGCTGGAAAAGGAGAG CCGCTGCCCTTCTCGTCCCGCCCGCTGTACTCCACCACCATGCTGAATTTATCCCTCTGTTTCACTGGATTCCGCAAGAAAGAGGAAGTG GTAAACCTGGTTAACCTGGTGCATCATATGGGCGGCACCATCCGCAAGGACTTCAGTGCTAAAGTCACCCACCTCATTGCCCACTCCACTCACGGCGAGAAATACAGG TTGGCTGTATGTATGGGAACACCCATTCTAACTCCTGACTGGATTCATAAGGCCTGGGAGCAGAAGGATAacgt CAATTTCCACGCGGGCGACGAGGAGTTCCGTATGGCCTTCAAAGTGCCGCCGTTTCAGGACTGCGTTCTGAGCTTTTTGGGATTCTCTGAGGAGGAGAAAAGCAATATGGAGGAAAGGACGCTGAAGCACG GTGGCCGCTTTCTGGAGGTCGGAGATGAGAAATGCACTCACCTGGTGGTGGAGGAGAACTCTATCAAAGAGCTGCCCTTTGTGCCGTCCAAGAGGCTGTATGTTGTAAAACAGGAG TGGTTTTGGGGCAGTATCCAGATGGATGCTCGCGCTGGAGAATCGATGTATTCGTATGAGAAG TCGGACAGCCCAGTGATGAAGAAGGCCGTGTCCCTGCTTTCTCTCACGACGCCCACCAGTAATCGGAAACGGCGGCGTCTGCGTGACACTCTGGCCCAACTCACTAAGGAGACCGAGATCTCGCCCTTCCCTCCTCGTAAGAGGCCCTCGGCCGAGCACTCGCTCTCCATGGGCTCCCTGCTGGACATCTCCAACACTCCAGACACGTGCAAGGGCTtgacag AGAACTCCAGACCCTCCAGAAGCTCCACACCTGTCCTGGCCAAGCAGTCGGCAAGATGGCAGGTGTCCAAGGAACTGTACCAGACTGAAAGCAACTACGTGGATATCCTGGCTACAGTTCTGCAG CTTTTCAAGTATCCACTGGAGAAAGAAGGCCAGGTCGGAGGCCCCATCCTGGCGCAAGAAGAGATTAAAACCATCTTTGGCAGCATCCCCGACATTTATGAAGTGCACACCAGGATAAAG GCGGACCTGGAAGAGTTGGTGATGAACTGGTCGGAATACAAGAGCGTCGGTGACATCATTCTGAAATAT TCCGGCGAGCTGGTGAAAGCTTACCCGCCTTTTGTCAACTTCTTTGAGATGAGCAAAGAAACAATTGTAAAGTGTGAGAAGCAGAAGCCCAGGTTTCACGCATTCCTGaag ATCAATCAGTCTAAACCGGAGTGCGGGCGGCAGACGCTGGTGGAACTGATGATACGTCCTGTTCAGAGACTACCCAGTGTAGCTCTCTTACTCAATG ATATTAAAAAGCATACCTCGGATGATAATCCTGATAAAGTCACTCTGGAAAAGGCCATAGAGTCCCTCAAAGAAGTTATGAC GCATATAAACGAAGacaagagaaagacagaaggcCAGAAGCAGATCTTTGATGTGGTTTATGAAGTGGATGGCTGTCCC gcCAATCTTTTGTCTTCTCATCGGAGTCTGGTGCACAGAGTGGAGACCATTGCTCTAGGAGACAAGCCCTGCGACCGGGGCGAACATGTCACTCTATTTCTCTTCAGCGACTGCCTGGAG ATTGCCAGGAAGAGGCATAAGGTGATCAGCACCTTTAAGAGTCCTCTGGGGCAGACACGGCCACCTGCTCAGCTCAAGCACATCACCCTCATGCCCCTGTCTCAGATCCGCAGGGTGCTGGACCTGCGCGACACCGAGG ACTGTCAGAATGCCTTTGCCTTGGTCGTGCGGCCTCCTACTGAGCAGGAGAACCTCCTCTTTAGCTTCCAGCTCGCTGCTGAAGACACACTCAAGTCGACCTGGCTCAAGACTCTCTGCCGACAAGTGGCAAACACCATATGCAGGGCTGACGCG GAAGACCTAATTCAGCGCACCGATCCTGACACCCTTCAAGTGAGCACCAAGGACATGGACAGCACGCTGAGTCGAGCCTCCAGGGCCATCAAAAAGACATCAAAGAAG GTAACCAGGGCATTCTCCTTCACCAAAACCCCTAAGCGTGTGATCCAGAGAGCTTTCATGGCCAACAGTACCCCAGATGACAAGAGTCCTGGCACAGGCCTTGATCATATGGCTCGAATGTCTAGCAGCTCCACACTGGCT ATGGCTCGCTCAGCCTCCACGTTCAGTCTGAGTGGCTGTAGTAAAAATGCTGTAGTGCAGCGCTCCAATTCTCTGGACAATGCGCCTCGGCCCAGGCTCTCCGTGTGTGTACGTAGCCCATGTGGCCCAGAGAACACTAACCAGCCTGCACCCTCAGAGTCCCATCTCAAAGTGCCCGTGCAGAAAGCATGCCCAGCTGCTCTGCAGGGCGCGAGGCCATGCCGGGATCTTGTGGTTTCCTTGGAGCAGCGCCGACTCCCTGGTTCCCCCCGCAGAGAGACTCTACTCTAG
- the ect2 gene encoding protein ECT2 isoform X2, translating into MADSTFGTMRSLLVDSSVFDSRMAESSREQTFFGLTSDDAEEILRQVKTRVVLVKDAGGDAALEKAIEDINVPCIKTDNVREFGDGENAEYETVFVLKDFQSPDYSYLYKNDNRILGPPVVLHCAGKGEPLPFSSRPLYSTTMLNLSLCFTGFRKKEEVVNLVNLVHHMGGTIRKDFSAKVTHLIAHSTHGEKYRLAVCMGTPILTPDWIHKAWEQKDNVNFHAGDEEFRMAFKVPPFQDCVLSFLGFSEEEKSNMEERTLKHGGRFLEVGDEKCTHLVVEENSIKELPFVPSKRLYVVKQEWFWGSIQMDARAGESMYSYEKSDSPVMKKAVSLLSLTTPTSNRKRRRLRDTLAQLTKETEISPFPPRKRPSAEHSLSMGSLLDISNTPDTCKGLTGRSVEGRHRQKKAAKRRSEREQARRTSRTGRERLFHCTSTPQQATEQDAHPEHVHLELSFNSSQESGGVCGSSENSRPSRSSTPVLAKQSARWQVSKELYQTESNYVDILATVLQLFKYPLEKEGQVGGPILAQEEIKTIFGSIPDIYEVHTRIKADLEELVMNWSEYKSVGDIILKYSGELVKAYPPFVNFFEMSKETIVKCEKQKPRFHAFLKINQSKPECGRQTLVELMIRPVQRLPSVALLLNDIKKHTSDDNPDKVTLEKAIESLKEVMTHINEDKRKTEGQKQIFDVVYEVDGCPANLLSSHRSLVHRVETIALGDKPCDRGEHVTLFLFSDCLEIARKRHKVISTFKSPLGQTRPPAQLKHITLMPLSQIRRVLDLRDTEDCQNAFALVVRPPTEQENLLFSFQLAAEDTLKSTWLKTLCRQVANTICRADAEDLIQRTDPDTLQVSTKDMDSTLSRASRAIKKTSKKVTRAFSFTKTPKRVIQRAFMANSTPDDKSPGTGLDHMARMSSSSTLAMARSASTFSLSGCSKNAVVQRSNSLDNAPRPRLSVCVRSPCGPENTNQPAPSESHLKVPVQKACPAALQGARPCRDLVVSLEQRRLPGSPRRETLL; encoded by the exons ATGGCAGACAGCACGTTCGGGACGATGCGTAGCCTGCTGGTGGACTCGTCCGTCTTTGACTCCAGGATGGCGGAGTcctccagggagcagacgttcTTCGGTTTGACCTCGGACGACGCAGAGG AAATCCTGCGTCAAGTGAAGACCAGGGTTGTGCTTGTGAAGGATGCGGGCGGAGACGCAGCACTTGAAAAGGCGATTGAG GATATAAATGTCCCCTGTATAAAGACAGACAATGTCAGAGAGTTTGGGGATGGAGAAAACGCTGAGTACGAGACAGTCTTTGTACTGAAGGACTTCCAGTCTCCTGACTACAGctatttatacaaaaatgaCAACCGCATTTTGGGCCCCCCAGTGGTACTGCATTGTGCTGGAAAAGGAGAG CCGCTGCCCTTCTCGTCCCGCCCGCTGTACTCCACCACCATGCTGAATTTATCCCTCTGTTTCACTGGATTCCGCAAGAAAGAGGAAGTG GTAAACCTGGTTAACCTGGTGCATCATATGGGCGGCACCATCCGCAAGGACTTCAGTGCTAAAGTCACCCACCTCATTGCCCACTCCACTCACGGCGAGAAATACAGG TTGGCTGTATGTATGGGAACACCCATTCTAACTCCTGACTGGATTCATAAGGCCTGGGAGCAGAAGGATAacgt CAATTTCCACGCGGGCGACGAGGAGTTCCGTATGGCCTTCAAAGTGCCGCCGTTTCAGGACTGCGTTCTGAGCTTTTTGGGATTCTCTGAGGAGGAGAAAAGCAATATGGAGGAAAGGACGCTGAAGCACG GTGGCCGCTTTCTGGAGGTCGGAGATGAGAAATGCACTCACCTGGTGGTGGAGGAGAACTCTATCAAAGAGCTGCCCTTTGTGCCGTCCAAGAGGCTGTATGTTGTAAAACAGGAG TGGTTTTGGGGCAGTATCCAGATGGATGCTCGCGCTGGAGAATCGATGTATTCGTATGAGAAG TCGGACAGCCCAGTGATGAAGAAGGCCGTGTCCCTGCTTTCTCTCACGACGCCCACCAGTAATCGGAAACGGCGGCGTCTGCGTGACACTCTGGCCCAACTCACTAAGGAGACCGAGATCTCGCCCTTCCCTCCTCGTAAGAGGCCCTCGGCCGAGCACTCGCTCTCCATGGGCTCCCTGCTGGACATCTCCAACACTCCAGACACGTGCAAGGGCTtgacag GGCGTAGCGTGGAAGGCAGGCATAGACAGAAGAAGGCTGCGAAGAGGAGGAGTGAGAGGGAGCAGGCGAGGAGGACGAGTAGGACGGGCAGAGAACGGCTCTTTCACTGTACCAGCACACCGCAGCAAGCCACAGAGCAGGACGCACACCCCGAACACGTACACTTGGAGCTTTCGTTCAACTCCTCCCAAGAGTCAGGAGGCGTGTGTGGGTCATCAG AGAACTCCAGACCCTCCAGAAGCTCCACACCTGTCCTGGCCAAGCAGTCGGCAAGATGGCAGGTGTCCAAGGAACTGTACCAGACTGAAAGCAACTACGTGGATATCCTGGCTACAGTTCTGCAG CTTTTCAAGTATCCACTGGAGAAAGAAGGCCAGGTCGGAGGCCCCATCCTGGCGCAAGAAGAGATTAAAACCATCTTTGGCAGCATCCCCGACATTTATGAAGTGCACACCAGGATAAAG GCGGACCTGGAAGAGTTGGTGATGAACTGGTCGGAATACAAGAGCGTCGGTGACATCATTCTGAAATAT TCCGGCGAGCTGGTGAAAGCTTACCCGCCTTTTGTCAACTTCTTTGAGATGAGCAAAGAAACAATTGTAAAGTGTGAGAAGCAGAAGCCCAGGTTTCACGCATTCCTGaag ATCAATCAGTCTAAACCGGAGTGCGGGCGGCAGACGCTGGTGGAACTGATGATACGTCCTGTTCAGAGACTACCCAGTGTAGCTCTCTTACTCAATG ATATTAAAAAGCATACCTCGGATGATAATCCTGATAAAGTCACTCTGGAAAAGGCCATAGAGTCCCTCAAAGAAGTTATGAC GCATATAAACGAAGacaagagaaagacagaaggcCAGAAGCAGATCTTTGATGTGGTTTATGAAGTGGATGGCTGTCCC gcCAATCTTTTGTCTTCTCATCGGAGTCTGGTGCACAGAGTGGAGACCATTGCTCTAGGAGACAAGCCCTGCGACCGGGGCGAACATGTCACTCTATTTCTCTTCAGCGACTGCCTGGAG ATTGCCAGGAAGAGGCATAAGGTGATCAGCACCTTTAAGAGTCCTCTGGGGCAGACACGGCCACCTGCTCAGCTCAAGCACATCACCCTCATGCCCCTGTCTCAGATCCGCAGGGTGCTGGACCTGCGCGACACCGAGG ACTGTCAGAATGCCTTTGCCTTGGTCGTGCGGCCTCCTACTGAGCAGGAGAACCTCCTCTTTAGCTTCCAGCTCGCTGCTGAAGACACACTCAAGTCGACCTGGCTCAAGACTCTCTGCCGACAAGTGGCAAACACCATATGCAGGGCTGACGCG GAAGACCTAATTCAGCGCACCGATCCTGACACCCTTCAAGTGAGCACCAAGGACATGGACAGCACGCTGAGTCGAGCCTCCAGGGCCATCAAAAAGACATCAAAGAAG GTAACCAGGGCATTCTCCTTCACCAAAACCCCTAAGCGTGTGATCCAGAGAGCTTTCATGGCCAACAGTACCCCAGATGACAAGAGTCCTGGCACAGGCCTTGATCATATGGCTCGAATGTCTAGCAGCTCCACACTGGCT ATGGCTCGCTCAGCCTCCACGTTCAGTCTGAGTGGCTGTAGTAAAAATGCTGTAGTGCAGCGCTCCAATTCTCTGGACAATGCGCCTCGGCCCAGGCTCTCCGTGTGTGTACGTAGCCCATGTGGCCCAGAGAACACTAACCAGCCTGCACCCTCAGAGTCCCATCTCAAAGTGCCCGTGCAGAAAGCATGCCCAGCTGCTCTGCAGGGCGCGAGGCCATGCCGGGATCTTGTGGTTTCCTTGGAGCAGCGCCGACTCCCTGGTTCCCCCCGCAGAGAGACTCTACTCTAG